The Methanoplanus sp. FWC-SCC4 genome has a window encoding:
- a CDS encoding DEAD/DEAH box helicase, producing the protein MKIVINPQRGSYKLFFYDKRSVVGYGIVELTKTSKGVRPKNYLFKWLGEKHAKKTPTKELISQLRNADAIRLTIKSKNFEAFLADLQIGFGYLKVCRTCMLEDRITVLKGKNSVKYGHENICLHCAKNELRREMGYIGGLGGMSSDHLEKLLELYMDLDKVLSMVQPERLDLKNTIFDTLEAHKLTETKKISELPLPEKFKESVNVEKLMPVQQLCVDAGLLEGKDQLVVAATASGKTFIGEMAGVKNYIEKRGNMLFLVPLVALANQKYSRFTERYPFLDVSLKTGVSRLNLPETRVNARRSIRSGIIVGTYEGIDHYLRCGKVLSNIGTVVIDEVQTLEDKDRGHRLDGLIARLKYIAPQAQFLYLSATIGSPHLLAKKLNSELVTYNERPVPLERHLIFLERKQKIPMIKSLVTQEFRKKSSKGYKGQTIVFTNSRARCHEVSDAIGSRSEAYHAGLTAKERRNVEKRFEKGEISSVVTTAALAAGVDFPASQVIFDSLAMGIEWLTVQDFYQMIGRAGRPDYHDMGKAVILAEPGGSYSRDSKITEEEVSINLLKGEMDEVAPVYDMEGSSEEYAAHVVVSKGDEKAIDVMCKRMVGEIEDIYPVLRKQGIVAKKGGKVELSPYGRVMAEHFIGIDRLNKIKVLVKKMKNPVDIVAELNCSDNEDLENKRKK; encoded by the coding sequence ATGAAGATAGTTATCAACCCGCAACGCGGGTCATACAAATTGTTTTTTTACGACAAAAGATCTGTTGTCGGTTATGGTATTGTAGAGCTTACAAAGACATCAAAAGGCGTACGTCCAAAGAATTATCTTTTTAAGTGGCTTGGAGAGAAGCATGCAAAGAAAACTCCGACAAAAGAACTAATCTCTCAGTTGAGAAATGCCGATGCAATAAGACTTACCATAAAGAGTAAGAATTTTGAAGCTTTTTTGGCTGATCTTCAGATAGGTTTCGGCTACCTGAAGGTATGCAGAACCTGCATGCTTGAAGACAGAATTACTGTATTAAAGGGTAAGAATTCTGTAAAATACGGCCATGAGAATATCTGTCTTCACTGTGCAAAGAATGAACTCCGCCGTGAGATGGGATATATCGGTGGATTGGGTGGCATGTCTTCAGATCATCTTGAAAAACTGCTTGAGCTCTATATGGATCTTGATAAAGTTCTCTCGATGGTTCAGCCCGAAAGGCTTGATCTTAAAAATACAATTTTTGACACCCTTGAAGCTCACAAATTAACGGAGACAAAGAAAATCTCTGAACTACCGCTCCCTGAAAAGTTTAAGGAATCAGTCAATGTGGAAAAACTGATGCCTGTACAGCAGCTTTGTGTTGATGCCGGACTCCTTGAGGGCAAAGATCAGCTTGTTGTTGCCGCAACTGCAAGCGGCAAAACCTTCATCGGTGAGATGGCCGGAGTTAAAAATTATATTGAAAAAAGAGGCAATATGCTCTTTTTGGTACCTCTGGTTGCACTCGCAAACCAGAAATACAGCAGGTTTACTGAAAGATATCCGTTTTTGGATGTATCCCTCAAGACAGGAGTGTCAAGACTCAACCTGCCCGAAACACGTGTCAATGCAAGACGAAGTATTCGTTCAGGCATTATTGTAGGTACATATGAGGGCATTGATCACTATCTCCGCTGTGGAAAAGTACTCAGTAATATTGGAACTGTGGTAATAGACGAGGTTCAGACGCTTGAAGATAAGGACAGGGGCCACAGGCTTGATGGTCTTATTGCAAGGCTGAAATACATTGCGCCGCAGGCGCAGTTTTTGTATCTTAGTGCAACAATCGGTTCTCCCCATCTTCTTGCAAAAAAGCTGAATTCCGAACTCGTCACATACAATGAAAGACCTGTACCTCTTGAAAGACATCTTATTTTTCTGGAGAGGAAGCAGAAAATACCGATGATAAAAAGTCTTGTAACGCAGGAGTTTCGGAAAAAGTCTTCCAAAGGCTATAAGGGGCAGACAATAGTCTTTACAAATTCAAGGGCAAGGTGCCATGAAGTTTCAGACGCGATAGGAAGCAGGTCGGAAGCCTACCATGCAGGACTTACCGCAAAGGAAAGACGAAATGTTGAGAAAAGGTTTGAAAAGGGAGAAATTTCTTCTGTTGTAACCACGGCCGCACTGGCGGCAGGGGTTGATTTTCCTGCATCACAGGTTATTTTTGATTCACTTGCCATGGGTATTGAATGGCTGACAGTCCAGGATTTTTATCAGATGATTGGACGTGCAGGCAGACCTGATTATCATGATATGGGCAAAGCTGTCATTTTAGCCGAACCCGGTGGAAGCTATTCCCGTGATTCCAAGATAACGGAAGAGGAGGTCTCAATAAATCTCTTAAAAGGTGAGATGGATGAGGTGGCGCCGGTATATGACATGGAAGGCTCTTCTGAGGAATACGCTGCTCACGTCGTTGTCAGTAAAGGTGATGAGAAGGCAATTGACGTTATGTGCAAAAGAATGGTCGGCGAGATTGAAGATATCTATCCTGTCTTAAGAAAGCAGGGGATTGTTGCCAAAAAGGGTGGAAAAGTGGAATTGTCTCCCTATGGCAGGGTGATGGCGGAGCATTTCATTGGTATTGACAGATTAAATAAGATAAAAGTTCTGGTTAAAAAAATGAAAAATCCTGTTGATATTGTTGCCGAACTTAATTGCAGCGATAATGAGGATTTGGAAAATAAGAGAAAAAAATAA
- the ndk gene encoding nucleoside-diphosphate kinase: MERTFLMIKPDGVQRGLIGEIIARFEKKGLKLVAGRFEVLPEDRVMEHYAEHKDKPFFPGLKAYITSGPCFLMVWEGKNVVSITRQMIGATNPAEALPGTIRGDFALEIGMNVIHGSDSDETADREIAIHFKPEEIVSFEKIDEKFLYE; encoded by the coding sequence ATGGAACGCACATTCCTTATGATCAAACCGGACGGAGTTCAGCGCGGACTTATCGGTGAGATTATTGCACGCTTTGAGAAGAAAGGTCTGAAACTGGTTGCAGGCAGATTTGAAGTGCTTCCCGAAGATCGTGTAATGGAGCACTATGCAGAACACAAAGACAAACCGTTCTTCCCTGGCCTTAAGGCATACATCACAAGCGGACCCTGCTTTTTGATGGTATGGGAAGGAAAAAATGTCGTATCCATTACCCGTCAGATGATTGGTGCAACCAATCCTGCAGAGGCACTCCCAGGAACAATCCGTGGTGACTTTGCTCTTGAGATTGGAATGAATGTAATTCACGGTTCTGACTCTGATGAAACAGCAGATCGCGAGATCGCTATTCACTTCAAACCTGAAGAGATTGTTTCATTTGAGAAAATCGATGAAAAGTTCCTCTATGAGTGA
- a CDS encoding DUF2298 domain-containing protein, with protein sequence MTPEIQILYVILWMFILKFIQISIWPALKNCFGEYSYGISYPASILLFGLISWYCGILGVTIYTALIPFAAILAYYLIKKEYCRENFQGKWKWDLVFFLLFLFMLEVRYLNPSISYAEKFMDHAFLASVINNPIIPPQDPWYSGGFLNVYYYLGHWIMGCLAVVSGVKSVVAFNFILPTVLANAGISLYATGKLLLKRFAWLPVLTMFLVNPSFIYHILSGDSMPTVMWESTRTIQDTITEFPVFSMLWGDPHAHVISLFNQAFFIFLIVFAYLRWNDLKNSGRWIITGLLSLSLGSMPLINTWDVLIYAPVLLCFAALIWWKTKKDNISGTSPWRLFVLVPAFSVAIYLPFYLMLNAGGIEGIGIVNTPTDLISFLLVYGFFLLIFYAECFKDLKERPYLIAFGIPFILAGYIGPGLLAIPVACLIFRRSLLPEEILASIGLLIIGFTEIMYLKDNMGDQYYRMNTVFKFSLIGWMMMGTSSMIFAGKWLEKRNYGSCQENRKRSVFIAVILSVLFSVPVVMPDLNYGYGGKTLDGMEWLSNMHPGDYDALSYLRTLEGDITIVEAEGGDYKYYSRVSSFTGFSTIIGMPFHEYMWRGDDALVYQRTDDVRKIYENRDESFDLMKKYNMTHIYVGDTERDTYNLNLPAEKLKLIYNKNNVQIYALN encoded by the coding sequence GTGACACCGGAGATTCAGATCTTATATGTCATATTATGGATGTTTATTCTGAAATTTATTCAGATCTCCATATGGCCTGCTTTAAAAAACTGTTTTGGTGAATATTCATACGGTATTTCATATCCTGCATCAATTCTTTTATTCGGCCTCATTTCATGGTACTGCGGGATACTCGGAGTTACAATTTACACAGCGCTAATTCCTTTTGCTGCAATTTTAGCATATTACCTGATAAAAAAGGAATACTGCAGGGAAAACTTTCAGGGAAAGTGGAAATGGGACCTTGTCTTCTTCCTGCTTTTTTTGTTTATGCTTGAAGTCAGATACCTGAATCCTTCCATATCATATGCGGAAAAATTCATGGATCATGCATTTCTCGCATCTGTTATTAACAACCCAATAATTCCCCCACAGGATCCATGGTACTCGGGAGGTTTTCTGAATGTATATTATTATCTTGGGCACTGGATTATGGGGTGTCTTGCAGTCGTATCAGGAGTAAAGTCAGTTGTTGCATTCAATTTCATACTTCCAACCGTACTTGCAAATGCAGGGATTTCACTATATGCAACAGGAAAACTTCTCCTGAAGAGATTTGCATGGCTCCCTGTCCTGACCATGTTTCTGGTCAACCCCTCATTTATATACCATATACTATCAGGGGACAGCATGCCGACTGTGATGTGGGAGAGCACAAGAACGATTCAGGATACAATTACCGAATTCCCTGTCTTCTCAATGTTATGGGGAGATCCTCATGCACATGTGATTTCACTTTTCAATCAGGCATTTTTCATCTTTTTAATTGTCTTTGCGTACCTCAGATGGAATGATCTAAAAAACAGCGGGAGATGGATAATAACCGGTCTTTTATCCTTAAGCCTTGGTTCAATGCCTCTCATAAACACCTGGGATGTTTTAATATATGCACCAGTTCTGCTCTGTTTTGCAGCACTTATCTGGTGGAAAACAAAAAAAGACAATATTTCAGGAACATCACCATGGAGACTGTTTGTGCTTGTCCCGGCATTTTCAGTTGCAATTTACCTTCCCTTTTACTTGATGCTCAATGCAGGGGGAATTGAAGGCATAGGCATTGTAAATACACCAACAGACCTTATTTCATTTTTACTTGTGTACGGATTCTTTTTATTAATATTCTATGCAGAGTGTTTCAAAGATCTTAAAGAAAGACCATACCTTATAGCATTTGGAATTCCGTTCATACTTGCAGGATATATTGGTCCCGGCCTGCTGGCAATACCTGTTGCATGCCTGATTTTCAGGAGAAGTCTTCTGCCGGAAGAAATTCTGGCATCAATCGGTCTTTTAATAATTGGATTTACGGAAATAATGTACCTCAAAGATAATATGGGAGATCAGTATTACCGCATGAATACTGTTTTTAAATTCTCCTTAATCGGATGGATGATGATGGGCACTTCCTCAATGATCTTTGCAGGCAAATGGCTTGAAAAGAGAAATTACGGATCCTGTCAGGAGAACAGAAAAAGAAGTGTTTTTATTGCAGTAATTCTGAGTGTTCTTTTTTCAGTACCTGTTGTCATGCCTGACTTAAATTACGGCTACGGGGGAAAGACTCTTGACGGAATGGAGTGGCTTTCAAATATGCATCCAGGGGACTATGACGCACTGTCTTATCTGAGAACATTAGAGGGTGACATAACAATCGTTGAGGCAGAAGGAGGAGACTACAAATACTACTCAAGGGTTTCCTCATTTACAGGATTTTCCACAATCATCGGGATGCCTTTTCATGAATACATGTGGCGTGGCGATGATGCGCTTGTGTATCAGAGGACAGATGATGTCAGAAAAATATACGAAAACAGGGATGAATCCTTTGATCTCATGAAGAAATACAATATGACGCATATTTACGTTGGAGATACAGAGAGAGATACATACAATTTAAATCTCCCTGCAGAAAAACTGAAACTGATATACAATAAAAATAATGTTCAGATCTATGCGCTTAACTGA
- a CDS encoding dolichyl-phosphate beta-glucosyltransferase, whose protein sequence is MNKTEISAVIPVYNDRKSLETAIPVSIETLSKISDSFELIIAEDGSTDKSRELVLEWEKKDSRVKLLHSDERLGRGNALNRAFSSAKGEIVCYYDVDLATDMKHLKELIDSIRNGADFATGSRLMPKSDIVRTRDREIASRGYNFLVRLFLRSSLHDHQCGFKAFNKEKLLSLLPSVSATHWFWDTEVLVRGQHSGYKISEFPVHWRTGEGTTVRFKDVFSMGTDILKLWWKLR, encoded by the coding sequence ATGAATAAAACAGAAATCAGTGCAGTTATTCCGGTTTATAATGACAGAAAATCACTTGAAACTGCAATACCGGTGTCCATTGAGACACTCAGCAAAATTTCAGATTCATTTGAGCTTATTATCGCAGAAGACGGAAGCACAGACAAAAGCCGCGAACTTGTGTTGGAATGGGAAAAGAAAGACAGCAGGGTAAAACTCCTTCACAGTGATGAAAGGCTTGGGAGGGGGAATGCATTAAACAGGGCATTTTCATCTGCAAAAGGAGAAATTGTCTGTTATTATGATGTCGACCTTGCAACAGATATGAAGCATCTTAAAGAACTGATAGACAGTATCAGAAACGGAGCCGATTTTGCAACCGGTTCAAGACTGATGCCAAAAAGCGATATTGTCCGAACAAGAGATCGCGAAATCGCAAGCAGGGGATACAATTTTCTTGTAAGATTATTTCTGAGGAGTTCTCTTCACGATCACCAGTGTGGATTCAAGGCATTTAATAAGGAAAAACTGCTGTCCCTTTTGCCTTCTGTTTCCGCAACACACTGGTTCTGGGATACTGAAGTGCTTGTCCGGGGGCAGCACTCAGGATACAAAATCTCTGAATTTCCTGTCCACTGGAGAACAGGAGAGGGTACGACAGTCAGATTTAAAGATGTTTTTTCAATGGGAACGGATATTCTGAAACTCTGGTGGAAGCTTAGATGA
- a CDS encoding 50S ribosomal protein L24e yields MVDTYVCSFCGEQVEPGTGKMFVKKDGSIFFFCSSKCQNNYRLKRVPRRVTWTKAGKIALGKE; encoded by the coding sequence ATGGTAGATACATATGTCTGTTCATTCTGCGGCGAACAGGTTGAGCCGGGAACAGGAAAAATGTTTGTCAAAAAAGACGGTTCAATCTTTTTCTTCTGCAGCTCAAAGTGTCAGAACAACTACCGCCTTAAAAGAGTGCCACGCCGTGTCACATGGACAAAGGCAGGCAAAATTGCTCTTGGTAAGGAGTGA
- a CDS encoding TrkH family potassium uptake protein, producing the protein MNRIAQFSVIADDLGNVLRFISIGTCVPIFIALIYREWDMVLPMALVPVILFLIGTGFLKFPENKREAKLSHALFSVALIWLICAFVGALPFTVGIGMPYLDSVFEAMSGWTDTGLTLLPDVDTTPYTLLFWRSMMQWLGGLGIVAFTVVMLSRTGLNPSRFYRSEGRTEAFMPSVVQQGLQMWKIYLILTFFSVILILLSGVSLWDALNIAMVAIATGGFSVHSAGIPFYENPLLEMLIVPVMIAGALPFKIYYLSYRKKKLSFFNDEQAWLLFFFAILGFIVIALDLFIFTGTDSLTSIRQGIFMAVAGITSTGFQVTSPSTWAPVTVLFLILLMFIGGSSGSTAGGIKLSRAALAYRGILWWFKRTFVSGKVIVPFRFEGKVIPKNVAETEVSKNMLIIILYFLVIFFSAILIMHFETPTHDTSNVLFEIVTATCNNGISTGFVNPDMTPYSKIVFIFAMWIGRLEVMPVIVFFMSILKGFE; encoded by the coding sequence ATGAATCGAATAGCACAGTTTTCTGTTATAGCGGATGACCTTGGCAATGTTCTGCGTTTCATCAGTATAGGCACCTGTGTTCCAATTTTTATTGCACTTATTTATCGCGAATGGGATATGGTTCTGCCGATGGCTCTGGTACCTGTTATCCTTTTTTTAATCGGAACGGGGTTTTTAAAGTTTCCGGAAAATAAAAGGGAAGCAAAATTAAGCCATGCACTCTTTTCAGTGGCACTTATCTGGCTGATTTGTGCGTTTGTGGGTGCACTTCCCTTTACAGTCGGGATTGGTATGCCTTATCTTGACTCTGTCTTTGAAGCAATGTCAGGCTGGACTGATACTGGACTAACCCTTCTTCCGGATGTCGACACCACGCCTTATACCCTTTTATTCTGGCGTTCAATGATGCAGTGGCTTGGAGGTCTTGGAATTGTTGCATTTACAGTTGTAATGCTTTCAAGAACTGGTCTGAATCCTTCAAGATTCTATCGTTCGGAAGGCAGGACTGAAGCCTTCATGCCAAGTGTGGTGCAGCAGGGGCTTCAGATGTGGAAAATATATCTGATACTGACATTTTTTTCAGTTATTCTGATTCTGCTTTCCGGTGTTTCTTTGTGGGATGCATTAAATATTGCTATGGTTGCAATTGCAACGGGTGGTTTTTCCGTTCATTCTGCAGGGATTCCTTTTTATGAAAATCCGCTTCTGGAGATGCTTATAGTCCCTGTGATGATTGCAGGGGCTCTTCCTTTTAAGATATACTATCTGTCATACCGCAAAAAGAAGCTCAGCTTTTTTAATGATGAACAGGCCTGGCTGTTGTTCTTTTTCGCAATTCTGGGATTTATTGTAATAGCCCTTGACCTTTTCATATTTACAGGTACGGACTCCCTTACCTCAATCCGGCAGGGGATATTTATGGCAGTTGCCGGTATTACAAGCACAGGTTTTCAGGTAACATCCCCTTCCACCTGGGCTCCTGTCACGGTTTTGTTCCTTATACTTTTGATGTTTATCGGTGGCTCTTCAGGCAGTACTGCCGGAGGCATAAAACTTTCAAGGGCGGCGCTTGCATATCGCGGAATTTTATGGTGGTTTAAGAGAACTTTTGTAAGCGGTAAGGTCATTGTTCCTTTCAGATTTGAGGGAAAGGTTATTCCAAAGAATGTTGCCGAAACAGAAGTTTCAAAAAATATGCTGATAATTATCCTTTATTTCCTTGTGATATTTTTCTCGGCAATACTGATTATGCATTTTGAAACACCAACACATGACACAAGCAATGTTCTGTTTGAAATTGTAACTGCAACCTGCAACAATGGTATAAGCACCGGATTTGTAAATCCTGATATGACTCCTTATAGCAAGATTGTTTTCATATTTGCAATGTGGATTGGGCGTCTTGAAGTAATGCCTGTAATTGTCTTCTTTATGAGTATTTTAAAAGGATTTGAATAA
- a CDS encoding rubredoxin yields the protein MKCMVCGHIYDPVKGDVGADAGTDFEALPAEWHCPVCGTKKQNFKEL from the coding sequence ATGAAATGTATGGTATGTGGTCACATCTATGATCCGGTGAAAGGAGATGTGGGGGCGGATGCAGGAACAGATTTTGAAGCATTACCTGCTGAGTGGCACTGCCCTGTATGTGGTACTAAAAAACAAAATTTTAAAGAGTTATAA
- the rpl7ae gene encoding 50S ribosomal protein L7Ae, protein MSKVYAKFEVPDDIQNKALEVLEISRDTGRIKKGSNEATKAIERGVAQLVIIGGDVEPEEIVMHLPALCDEKQCPYVIVNQQNDVGAASGLDVGSAAAAIVKPGKAKELLEEVVGQIAELRQ, encoded by the coding sequence ATGTCAAAAGTATACGCAAAATTTGAAGTTCCTGATGATATTCAGAACAAAGCACTGGAAGTTCTGGAGATCTCCAGAGACACAGGAAGAATTAAGAAAGGATCAAACGAAGCAACAAAGGCAATTGAGAGAGGCGTCGCACAGCTTGTCATAATTGGCGGCGATGTTGAACCTGAGGAGATTGTAATGCACCTTCCGGCTCTCTGTGACGAGAAGCAGTGCCCATACGTAATTGTAAACCAGCAGAACGATGTCGGTGCAGCAAGCGGCCTTGACGTAGGCTCAGCAGCAGCAGCAATCGTAAAACCTGGTAAAGCAAAGGAACTCCTTGAAGAAGTCGTCGGTCAGATCGCCGAACTTAGACAGTGA
- a CDS encoding FprA family A-type flavoprotein: MAVREITPNVYSVGVVDWDREIFDELLPLPDGTTYNSYLVIGSEKTALIDAVDSDFEEEFITNLACSGATGIDYLVVNHAEQDHSGSIPVFLELFPSAKIVTSEKCKELLMSLHFIPEFRIIVVKDNETLSLGDKTLEFMETPWAHWPDTMLTFLKEDGILFSCDLFGAHYASSSLFIDDEHTHYLLAKRYFAEIMMPFRKKVSEYVERVSSYDIQIIAPSHGPMYNRPEYILDICRKWSSDEVKNRVIIPYISMHGSTKKMVSYLTESLIARGIEVRPFNLGKTDSGRLAMELLDAATIVIATPTVLFGPHPKVANIAFISNILKPKAKAVGIIGSYGWGGKTVKDLSDMIQKLDVELLEPVYIRGLPNEEAFLKLDEMADDILNKHKEYNIA, encoded by the coding sequence ATGGCAGTAAGAGAGATCACCCCTAATGTGTATTCCGTCGGTGTAGTTGACTGGGATCGTGAGATTTTTGATGAACTTCTTCCCCTCCCTGACGGAACGACCTACAATTCATATCTTGTTATTGGAAGTGAAAAAACAGCCCTTATTGATGCTGTTGATAGTGATTTTGAAGAAGAGTTCATAACTAATCTGGCTTGTTCAGGGGCAACCGGTATTGATTATCTTGTAGTAAATCATGCCGAACAGGATCATTCCGGTTCAATCCCTGTATTCCTTGAATTGTTTCCCAGTGCAAAGATTGTAACCTCTGAAAAATGCAAGGAACTTCTAATGAGCCTTCATTTCATACCTGAGTTCCGGATAATTGTTGTAAAAGATAATGAAACTCTCTCACTTGGAGACAAGACTCTGGAATTCATGGAAACTCCGTGGGCTCACTGGCCTGATACGATGCTTACTTTCCTTAAGGAAGACGGGATTTTATTCTCCTGTGATCTCTTTGGTGCCCATTATGCATCCAGCAGTCTGTTCATAGATGACGAGCATACTCACTACCTTCTTGCAAAAAGATATTTTGCAGAAATAATGATGCCTTTCCGTAAGAAAGTGAGTGAATATGTTGAAAGGGTCTCATCATATGACATACAAATTATTGCGCCGAGTCACGGTCCCATGTACAACAGGCCGGAGTATATACTTGACATATGCCGGAAATGGAGTTCAGACGAGGTAAAAAACAGAGTAATCATTCCTTATATCTCAATGCACGGAAGCACAAAAAAGATGGTTTCATATCTTACGGAATCGCTGATTGCCAGGGGTATTGAAGTACGTCCGTTTAATCTTGGAAAGACAGATTCCGGAAGGCTGGCAATGGAGCTGCTCGATGCCGCAACTATTGTGATCGCAACACCAACAGTTCTGTTCGGGCCGCATCCAAAAGTTGCGAATATCGCATTCATTTCAAACATTCTCAAGCCAAAAGCAAAGGCAGTCGGAATCATTGGTTCTTATGGCTGGGGTGGAAAAACAGTAAAGGATCTTAGTGACATGATCCAAAAACTTGATGTTGAACTCTTAGAACCGGTATATATAAGAGGTCTTCCAAACGAAGAGGCGTTCCTTAAGCTTGATGAGATGGCAGACGATATATTAAATAAACATAAGGAATACAACATCGCCTGA
- a CDS encoding desulfoferrodoxin yields the protein MTKTRDVYKCENCGNVVFVADAGEGELVCCGEPMVRLIAKTADFKTEKHVPVVEKTDSGIKVTVGSTPHPMTEEHHIVMIAVCEGNEMMVHWLNPGDEPVAEFSCTDAGVRACEYCNVHGLWTNKN from the coding sequence ATGACAAAAACCAGAGATGTATACAAGTGCGAAAATTGCGGTAATGTAGTATTTGTCGCAGATGCAGGGGAGGGGGAGCTTGTCTGCTGTGGTGAGCCGATGGTTCGTCTAATCGCTAAAACTGCGGATTTTAAGACCGAAAAACATGTCCCGGTCGTTGAGAAGACTGATTCCGGAATTAAGGTAACTGTTGGTTCTACTCCTCATCCAATGACTGAAGAACACCACATTGTCATGATTGCAGTTTGTGAGGGGAATGAAATGATGGTTCACTGGTTAAATCCTGGTGATGAACCTGTTGCAGAGTTTTCGTGCACGGATGCCGGAGTCAGGGCATGTGAATACTGCAATGTCCATGGGTTGTGGACAAACAAAAATTAA
- a CDS encoding lysylphosphatidylglycerol synthase transmembrane domain-containing protein, translating into MNMKKAGAVIIPTIIAAFIIGYMLFRVWDDLIVAVQSATPSYLILAVVICVLAWFLRGFRYQYILEKLLVRINMWLSTACIYVSQTANLIVPARLGDLVRLLILRHEVDATYSKGLSSLVVERFFDIITIAILGAMALPFALNMPEWFSTVIAFTLVLCFLFLIILFAFGKLSSTNKYINLVLNLLNEVKQASLGLYATGILGVSSIIIWLTDSAICWVIAMMFQQSIPFIIIILAIVIGNLVKAVPLTPGGVGTYELAVALTLEVSGTPAAIATLIAVIDHLVKNLITLAGGIVSLYVFGEWSVDLLKRAFSKGLDKGDMV; encoded by the coding sequence ATGAATATGAAAAAAGCAGGTGCAGTAATTATTCCGACAATAATTGCCGCATTTATAATAGGATATATGCTCTTTAGAGTATGGGATGATTTAATTGTTGCAGTACAGTCTGCAACTCCCTCATATCTTATTCTGGCAGTCGTAATATGTGTACTTGCCTGGTTTTTGAGAGGTTTTCGATACCAGTATATTCTTGAAAAACTTTTAGTCAGGATAAATATGTGGCTGTCCACAGCGTGTATATACGTATCCCAGACAGCCAACCTGATTGTACCGGCACGTCTCGGGGATCTTGTGAGGCTGCTCATCCTCAGACATGAAGTGGATGCAACTTATTCCAAAGGCCTTTCATCACTTGTTGTCGAGAGATTTTTTGATATAATCACAATAGCAATTTTGGGCGCAATGGCCCTTCCTTTTGCACTGAACATGCCGGAATGGTTTTCAACTGTTATTGCATTCACACTTGTTCTGTGTTTTTTATTCTTAATCATCCTCTTTGCATTCGGGAAATTAAGCTCCACAAACAAATACATCAATCTCGTCTTAAATTTGCTAAATGAGGTGAAACAGGCATCACTTGGATTATATGCAACAGGAATCCTGGGAGTCTCATCAATTATTATATGGCTTACTGACAGCGCAATCTGCTGGGTAATTGCCATGATGTTTCAGCAAAGTATCCCTTTCATTATAATTATTCTTGCAATAGTTATTGGAAATCTTGTGAAGGCTGTTCCGCTGACACCGGGAGGCGTCGGAACTTATGAACTTGCAGTTGCACTAACTCTTGAAGTTTCAGGGACTCCGGCGGCGATTGCAACTCTTATAGCAGTAATTGATCATCTCGTTAAAAACCTGATAACACTTGCAGGAGGTATAGTTTCCCTCTATGTATTCGGCGAGTGGTCAGTTGATCTCTTAAAACGTGCATTTTCAAAAGGTCTTGATAAAGGAGATATGGTGTGA
- a CDS encoding 30S ribosomal protein S28e, whose translation MADATPAEVIEIIGPTGMHGEAFQVKCRILDGSNKGRIITRNTVGPIREGDVLMLIETEREAKKLSRR comes from the coding sequence ATGGCAGATGCAACGCCGGCAGAAGTTATTGAGATCATCGGTCCTACAGGAATGCACGGAGAAGCATTTCAGGTAAAGTGCCGTATTCTTGATGGCTCAAACAAAGGAAGGATTATTACCCGCAACACTGTGGGGCCAATCCGTGAGGGCGATGTGCTTATGCTCATCGAGACCGAACGTGAAGCAAAGAAATTGTCGAGGCGCTAA
- a CDS encoding rubredoxin, producing the protein MKVWKCKKCGYLYDPRIGDSSTGIPKNTPFENIPSDWRCPRCDAKKDKFEAIEVEG; encoded by the coding sequence ATGAAAGTCTGGAAATGTAAAAAATGTGGTTATCTCTATGATCCAAGGATAGGGGACTCTTCAACAGGAATTCCAAAAAATACTCCCTTTGAAAATATTCCTTCTGACTGGAGATGCCCGCGTTGTGATGCGAAAAAGGACAAATTTGAGGCTATAGAGGTCGAAGGATAG